One region of Oryzias latipes chromosome 6, ASM223467v1 genomic DNA includes:
- the hbp1 gene encoding HMG box-containing protein 1, whose amino-acid sequence MDESFDPLKCNEDLSPSPGCHMDYDDMPDLQEVEEDQRSPALFQVGAVSHQGLSGAPNTNWLAELAKIATSPQSPLLKDALHIRSSPVHIFGNSNNLHSYARPPLASSAPNPSRGHLGERRRVRASSESESGVFSMSSSFSDDEDMAWSHSWPSTAWHCFLKGTRLRFHRGPNVEWQEADELRDSDDESDDETMMPSSFSLKRYGSDGLKLVSHEETISFGQAVLKLTFDSGSMEKGLLTAECRLDHPFFVKNKGWSSFYPSLTVVHHGIPCYEMQLGDVCLPPNHPDSINCDDSVVFDTFRSYDFTPLDSSAVYVLSSMARQRRASLSSGGAISPDCEKLERSCSPQSSSSKSSRSHNSGTASGATPTKCKRPMNAFMLFAKKYRVEYTQMYPGKDNRAISVILGDKWKKMKNEERRMYTMEAKALAEEQKRINPDCWKRKRTNSGSQQI is encoded by the exons ATGGACGAGTCCTTTGATCCTCTGAAATGTAATGAGGACCTGTCTCCATCACCTGGGTGCCACATGGATTAtg ATGATATGCCAGACttgcaggaggtggaggaggaccaGAGGTCTCCGGCCTTGTTCCAGGTGGGAGCGGTGTCTCATCAGGGGCTCAGCGGCGCCCCAAACACCAACTGGCTCGCTGAGTTGGCCAAAATTGCCACCAGTCCCCAGAGTCCTTTGCTAAAGGATGCTCTACACATAAG GTCATCTCCAGTTCACATCTTTGGCAACAGCAATAATTTACATTCCTATGCCCGGCCCCCATTAGCAAGCAGTGCACCCAACCCGTCCAGAGGCCACCTCGGGGAGCGCAGACGTGTCAGG GCCAGCAGTGAATCGGAGTCTGGGGTTTTTTCAATGTCCTCCtcgttttctgatgatgaagacatggcCTGGTCTCACTCGTGGCCCTCAACAGCCTGGCACTGCTTCCTGAAAG GGACTCGCCTACGTTTCCATCGAGGTCCAAATGTGGAGTGGCAGGAAGCTGACGAACTCAGGGATTCAGACGACGAGTCCGACGATGAAACTATGATGCCGTCCTCATTCTCTCTCAAG cgcTATGGCTCAGATGGACTCAAGTTGGTGAGTCATGAAGAGACGATTTCTTTTGGCCAGGCAGTTCTTAAACTGACCTTTGACTCGGGCTCAATGGAAAAAGGCCTTCTGACCGCAGAATGCAGACTGGACCACCCATTTTTTGTCAAGAACAAAG GTTGGTCTTCATTTTATCCGAGCCTTACAGTGGTGCATCATGGGATTCCTTGCTATGAGATGCAACTTGGAGATGTGTGCCTGCCACCAAACCACCCAGATTCCATCAACTGTGATGACTCTGTTGTCTTTGACACATTCAGAAG ctaTGACTTCACCCCCCTGGACTCCTCAGCCGTATACGTCCTGAGCAGCATGGCCCGCCAGCGAAGGGCCTCCCTTTCTAGCGGGGGCGCCATCAGTCCAGACTGCGAGAAGCTGGAGCGCTCCTGCTCGCCGCAGTCTTCCAGCAGCAAATCAAGCAGGAGCCACAACTCAGGGACGGCCAGCGGCGCCACGCCCACCAAGTGCAAGCGGCCCATGAACGCCTTCATGCTCTTCGCCAAGAAATACAGAGTGGAGTACACCCAGATGTACCCTGGGAAAGACAACAG agcCATAAGTGTCATCTTGGGAGacaagtggaagaagatgaagaatgAAGAAAGGAGGATGTACACCATGGAGGCCAAAGCTTTGGCTGAGGAACAGAAAAGAATCAACCCGGACTGCTGGAAACGCAAACGAACCAACTCG GGTTCCCAGCAGATCTAG